Proteins co-encoded in one Arachis stenosperma cultivar V10309 chromosome 7, arast.V10309.gnm1.PFL2, whole genome shotgun sequence genomic window:
- the LOC130941978 gene encoding U-box domain-containing protein 3: protein MGVGETTKLEPEPEPEPKDVHRHQEEEEEDDDDVEEEDEGLSDTRTAIALGLSAKGKGQRQRQQQQECAVVQQVSDKLVSGSLQWKIEAAREIRKLVRKSPSSSKTRSRLGAAGVVQPLVFMLSSSNPDARYSSLLALLNLAVRNERNKVKIVTAGAIPPLVELLKTQNSSIRELATAAILSLSAAAPNKPIIVASGAAPLLVKILNSGSVQGRVDAVTALYNLSTIIEKNSTELLNASAVSPLINLLKECKKYSKFAEKATALLEILSNFEEGRTAISVADGGILTLVETVEDGSLVSTQHAVGALLSLCLSCRDKYRELILKEGAIPGLLRLTVEGTSEAQDRARVLLDLLRDSPPERRLASSVLEKIVYDIAERVDGADKAAETAKRLLQDMVQRSMEQSLNCVQHRAASCNPSVIPST, encoded by the exons ATGGGCGTGGGAGAGACCACAAAACTCGAACCTGAACCCGAACCCGAACCGAAAGATGTTCACCGCcaccaagaagaggaagaagaagacgacgacgacgtggaagaagaagacgaaggcTTGTCCGACACAAGAACAGCGATAGCATTGGGTCTGTCAGCGAAGGGGAAAGGGCAGAGGCAGAGGCAGCAGCAGCAGGAGTGCGCGGTGGTCCAGCAGGTGTCGGACAAGCTGGTGAGCGGCAGCCTTCAGTGGAAGATAGAAGCAGCCAGAGAGATCCGTAAGCTCGTCAGGAAATCGCCTTCGTCCTCTAAGACGAGGTCCAGGCTGGGCGCGGCTGGAGTGGTCCAGCCTCTCGTCTTCATGCTGTCGTCATCCAACCCCGATGCCCGTTACTCCTCCCTCCTCGCTCTCCTCAACCTCGCCGTCCGCAACGAACG AAACAAGGTCAAAATAGTGACAGCTGGTGCTATCCCTCCTCTGGTGGAGCTCCTCAAAACGCAAAATAGTAGTATAAGGGAATTAGCGACAGCGGCAATCTTGTCACTCTCAGCTGCAGCTCCCAATAAGCCCATAATTGTTGCTTCTGGAGCTGCGCCTCTGCTTGTTAAGATCCTCAACTCTGGAAGTGTTCAAGGCAGAGTTGATGCCGTTACAGCCCTCTATAATCTCTCCACCATCATCGAGAAGAATTCTACTGAACTCCTTAATGCTAGTGCTGTTTCTCCTCTCATCAACCTCCTTAAAGAGTGCAAGAAATACTCCAAGTTTGCCGAGAAAGCTACTGCGCTACTCGAAATTCTCTCCAACTTTGAAGAGGGACGAACCGCAATCTCAGTTGCAGACGGCGGGATTTTAACCTTAGTAGAGACAGTTGAAGATGGATCACTAGTCAGCACACAACATGCTGTTGGAGCTCTGCTGTCATTGTGTCTAAGCTGCCGAGACAAATACCGGGAACTTATCCTCAAAGAAGGAGCAATCCCAGGTTTGTTACGGCTTACAGTGGAGGGCACATCAGAAGCACAAGATAGAGCACGTGTGCTTCTGGATTTGCTTAGAGATTCTCCCCCGGAAAGAAGACTAGCCTCCTCGGTTTTGGAGAAAATTGTTTATGACATCGCTGAACGCGTAGATGGAGCAGACAAAGCTGCTGAAACAGCTAAAAGGTTATTACAAGACATGGTTCAGAGGAGTATGGAACAAAGCTTGAACTGCGTTCAGCATAGAGCAGCATCTTGTAATCCTTCTGTGATTCCTTCCACTTGA